TCGATCTCAGCTACAGAGTAAGAGGGTCCCAAGTACGATCCTCTTTGCTGATCCTCAATGCCATCAATCTGCCGGGGCTGATCCAGTACGTGGTTCCATACCACCAAGGCAGCTCCCAAAGCACCACCCGCATCCCCGGCAGCAGGCTGGATCCAGACCTTATCGTATATACCCTCCCTCAATATTTTCCCGTTCGCAACCGAGTTCAAGGCCACACCACCAGCCAAGCACAGGTGCGACTCCCCTGTCTGGCGTTTGACATGCCGGGCCATCCGCAGCATGATCTCCTCGGTGACTACCTGCACCGACCGGGCGAGGTCCATATCTTTTACAGTGAGGGGTTCACCTGCTTCGCGAGGCGGCCCGCCGAATAATCTATGAAACCGACGGGATGTCATCGTAAGCCCTTTGGCGAAGTTGAAATATTCCATGTTGATTCGGAACGATCCGTCCTCACGCAAGTCCAGTAATTCATCTAGGATTTGCTGGGCATAGCTGGGCTCGCCGTAGGGGGCAAGACCCATCACCTTATACTCATCGGAGTTCACCTTGAATCCGGTATAATAGGTGAATGCAGAGTAGAGCAGCCCAAGACTATGTGGAAACCGCAGTTCATATCTCAGGTCTACCCGGTTACCACTGCCCGTTCCCCAGGAGGTCGTTGTCCACTCACCTACACCATCCGCAGTAATAATCGCCGATCTTTCGAACGGTGAGGCGAGAAAAGTGGAGGCGGCATGGGATTGGTGGTGTTCCGGGAAGATGATCTCCCCGTCATAGCCCAATTCTCTCCCGATCAGATCTGACATCCATAATTTTTGTTTGAGCCACAGGGGCATGGCTTTGAGGAAGGAATGGATGCCAACCGGGGCGTAAGTCAAGTAGGTTTCCAGCAACCGTTCAAACTTGATCCAGGGCTTATCGTAGAAGGCCACGTAGGTGAGGTCCCCTGCATCGATGCCGCCTTCCTCCAGGCAGTAGGCGATGGCATGTCGGGGAAAGGTGTAGTCGTGCTTGATACGGGAGAAACGCTCTTCCTGGGCGGCTGCGGTGATCTTGCCGTCTTGAATCAGGCAGGCGGCGGAATCGTGATAGAAGGCCGAAATGCCGAGAATAGCCGTCACCCTGTCACCTTATATAAATGACTTGGTCGAATGGAGTGCAAAACTAAGGGAGACCTCCTACGGTTCCAAGGTTTTCATAGATTCTGCAGAACATTACAGCCCACAGGTATTTAAACAAGCCTATGAGAATAAAACCGAGAACCTTAAACTTTCGTTACTATCGGTTCTAAAGGTTGGGGCTAGGTTGGGGTAAACTAACCATCGATACTACTACTTGAGTAAGGGACGATCTAATTCAATCGCGAATGATTTGCCAATGTACGTATCATCTGAACTCCAAATGAGAAACCTCTAATTTTAAGTAGTTCTTAAAGTCCTCGTAATAACTTATACCATAGACTTACTCGCGGTATCATCAAGCTTCAATGTCAACCCAGGAGATATTCCAATGTGGATTACCCTCTCAATAAGGTCCCTGATTACCCTGGTTTTAATTACATTGGTGCTAAACCCCGCGGTTGGGTGGGGAAGCAAAGCGGTCGGCGATGGCATTTCGGTGAGATACGAGGAACTCACGGCAATAGAATTCCAAACAGCACTTGAGAAAGCCGATTACACCTGTATCATCCCTATGGGCATTCTGGAAAAGCATGGTCCCCATCTTCCGCTGGGTACGGATATGCTCGACGTCAGGGAGATGGCTATGCGTGCCGCCAAACGCGAGTATACCCTTATCTTTCCAGAATATTACTTCGGACAGATCTATGAAGCGAAGCACCAGCCGGGTACCATCGCGTATAGCCATGAACTCATTTGGAATATGCTGCAGGAGACCTGTGGTGAACTCGCCCGTAATGGTGTGAAAAAGATCATTCTTGTGAATGGTCATGGGGGCAACAATAGTTTTTTAAGTTATTTCCTGCAGGTCCAATTGGAAGAGCCTCGAGATTACGCAGTCTACCTTTTTACCCCCTCAGACGACCCCGTAACTCTGGAAAAAGTTGCTGAGAGACGCAAGACAGAGATGGATATGCATGCAGGGGAACTTGAGACCTCCCGCATGCTGGCCCATCGGCCCGATTTAGTAGAGACAGAGAAAGCAAATACCCAGAGCGGAGAGGACCAGGCACGTTTGAACGATCTGCAGGATGCGACAACCGGCATTTGGTGGTATGCCCGGTTTCCTAACCACTACGCGGGTGACGGCAGCCCCGCCGAACCCAAGCTGGGTGAACTACTGATTGAGGCCAAGGTGGATCAGTTGGTGAAACTGATCAAGCACGTAAAGCAGGATACCAGGGTGCTGAAACTTCAGGAACGCTTCTTCGAGGAAGCCAAGAATCCCCTCAAGACCAGGCAGTAATTCCGATGATTGAACTCGAAGTCGGTAACCGAACGGAAAGTGCAACGAAAGTCAAACCGTCATGAATCCATTACATCGGTATCTGTCATCTATTATCCCGCTCCTGATGGTAGTGGTGTGCTATGGCCACGTCCCGTTCCACCGGGGCGTCAATCTCACCGGGTGGTTTCAGCGATCATCGGTTAGGGAGATCCAATTCACGCAATTCACCGAGGATGATTTCGAAGATTTGCAGACTCTCGGCGTGGACGTGATACGCCTGCCTATCAATCTCCACTTCATGACCAATGGTGAGCCGGATTATGTGATCGACCCTTTGCTGTATTACTTCCTGGACCAGGTGGTTGACTGGGTGGAAGCATATGACATGCACCTGATCCTGGATAACCACACCTTCGATCCCGCTGAGGATACACAACCGACAGTATATACAATCCTGGCCTCCGTCTGGACTCAACTGGCCGAGCATTATAAGGACAGCTATGAAAATCTCTACTACGAGATCCTGAACGAGCCTCACGGCATTGACGACTTTGTCTGGAATTCCATCCAGGAGTCCGTTGTACAAAAAATTCGGGAAGTTGACACACTGCATACGATCGTGGTGGGTCCGGCCGGCTGGAATAGCTACTGGAACCTGGATGAAATGCCCGTGTATAAAGATGACAACCTGATCTACACCTTCCACTTTTATGATCCGTTCCTCTTCACCCACCAGGGTGCCAGTTGGGCAGAGCCTTCCCTGGTTCCGCTGGCAGGCGTTCCCTTCCCCTACGATGCCGGCAGAATGCCCTCCCTCCCACCTTTATTACAGGGTACCTGGATCGAAAGTGCTTTCAATGCTTACCCATCGGAGGGTTCAGTTGCACGCGTTCAGGAACTGATCGACATCGCCGTGGCTTTCCGGGAAGCCCGCCAAGTTCCCATTTTCTGCGGGGAGTTCGGGGTGTACATCCCGAATTCAGACCACGAAGACCGCGTCTTCTGGTACGATGCCGTCGTCGATTACCTGAACCAGAATGCCATCGCCTGGACCATGTGGGATTACCGCGGTGGTTTCGGGCTTTTCGAGGAAGGCAGTGCTGAGATGTTTGACCACGATTTGAATGTCGATCTGCTTGAAGCGCTGGGCTTCAATGTCCCGCCTCAATCCGAGTATAGAATAGTCCCAGACAGTTCCATGATTTTCATATTCAGCGACTACATTAAGCC
The Candidatus Neomarinimicrobiota bacterium DNA segment above includes these coding regions:
- a CDS encoding SxtJ family membrane protein, encoding MTAILGISAFYHDSAACLIQDGKITAAAQEERFSRIKHDYTFPRHAIAYCLEEGGIDAGDLTYVAFYDKPWIKFERLLETYLTYAPVGIHSFLKAMPLWLKQKLWMSDLIGRELGYDGEIIFPEHHQSHAASTFLASPFERSAIITADGVGEWTTTSWGTGSGNRVDLRYELRFPHSLGLLYSAFTYYTGFKVNSDEYKVMGLAPYGEPSYAQQILDELLDLREDGSFRINMEYFNFAKGLTMTSRRFHRLFGGPPREAGEPLTVKDMDLARSVQVVTEEIMLRMARHVKRQTGESHLCLAGGVALNSVANGKILREGIYDKVWIQPAAGDAGGALGAALVVWNHVLDQPRQIDGIEDQQRGSYLGPSYSVAEIEKWLQEERIPHERHDARTIPQMAADLIAQGKVVGWFSGRMEFGPRALGNRSILGAPRNPQMQSIINQKIKFRESFRPFAPSCLLEDTEDYFDLKEPSPYMLLVTSVKESRRRPLTDDERDLTGLDLLNVHRSDIPAVTHVDYSARVQTVHHQDNPRFYALIQAFKAITGYGIVINTSFNVRGEPIVCTPQEAYQCFMRTEMDALFLEDLVLLKTDQPVSQLDSSQRQPSRMDRLRSRFRSGPNMFTDRDRRRFGLTMAAALAALGGLFVWRDTSAWPYLFGLAAFFTVTGLLCPKVLGPIQVGWMTFGKVLSRVATTVVLTLFYYMVITPVGLMLRLVGKDFLLLKKDAKQTSYWLAMEQNGPGSRPFKPY
- a CDS encoding creatininase family protein, with the protein product MWITLSIRSLITLVLITLVLNPAVGWGSKAVGDGISVRYEELTAIEFQTALEKADYTCIIPMGILEKHGPHLPLGTDMLDVREMAMRAAKREYTLIFPEYYFGQIYEAKHQPGTIAYSHELIWNMLQETCGELARNGVKKIILVNGHGGNNSFLSYFLQVQLEEPRDYAVYLFTPSDDPVTLEKVAERRKTEMDMHAGELETSRMLAHRPDLVETEKANTQSGEDQARLNDLQDATTGIWWYARFPNHYAGDGSPAEPKLGELLIEAKVDQLVKLIKHVKQDTRVLKLQERFFEEAKNPLKTRQ
- a CDS encoding cellulase family glycosylhydrolase codes for the protein MNPLHRYLSSIIPLLMVVVCYGHVPFHRGVNLTGWFQRSSVREIQFTQFTEDDFEDLQTLGVDVIRLPINLHFMTNGEPDYVIDPLLYYFLDQVVDWVEAYDMHLILDNHTFDPAEDTQPTVYTILASVWTQLAEHYKDSYENLYYEILNEPHGIDDFVWNSIQESVVQKIREVDTLHTIVVGPAGWNSYWNLDEMPVYKDDNLIYTFHFYDPFLFTHQGASWAEPSLVPLAGVPFPYDAGRMPSLPPLLQGTWIESAFNAYPSEGSVARVQELIDIAVAFREARQVPIFCGEFGVYIPNSDHEDRVFWYDAVVDYLNQNAIAWTMWDYRGGFGLFEEGSAEMFDHDLNVDLLEALGFNVPPQSEYRIVPDSSMIFIFSDYIKPNIINSSYNHGRLDYYHEENPYEGTFCISWSEAAQYNNIGFDFVPNRDLSYLLAAEYVIDFYIRTTGSSVDLDIRFVDTKTEDPADHPWRMGTSWSTNSILPDSSWHHVQIPIAGLEEKGSWDNGWFEPQGLFDWTAVDRLEIVAEHGDFGDTRLWFDLLRILDPHQSGTAERNPIPYSFNLYQNYPNPFNSASTIQYDLSQVTDVSLIVFDIVGREIVRLSDSRLGPGYYQVIWNGRDRFGCEIPTGIYIARMITPEDTKSIKMVLIK